In Bicyclus anynana chromosome 13, ilBicAnyn1.1, whole genome shotgun sequence, a genomic segment contains:
- the LOC112043071 gene encoding uncharacterized protein LOC112043071 yields the protein MFVLKLVFIACAVLIKCESAFVDTLTKCSIKNDKCIAELYENSLRYIGSDGIPELNMPPIDPFKISNVTVTVLDSIKITLTDGVVKGISKCQVKKFHIDMEALTGTQEFVCDLTVRTNVVFEGSSPAAQGLFGTSSIDGTGKGKVKLEKLFLHLDFPIIPYKKEDGEIYFKTTKEKIKYKYDVDKASFAADKITLGSEDISKVVVPYLNENFKTILKTFGRVFFDKVIEFAFTSVELIYGNVAAKYYLEEDLTPYVEN from the exons ATGTTTGTTCTGAAACTGGTGTTTATTGCGTGTGCGGTATTAATAAAATGTGAATCTGCGTTCG tGGACACATTGACGAAATGTAGTATAAAAAACGACAAATGCATTGCTGAATTGTACGAAAACTCACTTCGTTATATTGGCTCAGACGGCATCCCGGAACTTAATATGCCTCCCATAGACCCCTTCAAAATTTCGAACGTAACAGTGACAGTGTTGGATTCGATCAAAATAACTTTGACCGATGGAGTTGTTAAGGGAATCAGTAAATGCCAAGTAAAAAAGTTCCA TATTGATATGGAGGCATTAACTGGCACACAAGAATTCGTTTGCGACTTAACAGTTAGAACTAACGTCGTTTTCGAAGGCTCGAGTCCAGCAGCACAAGGATTATTTGGCACTTCTTCAATTGATGGCACGGGGAAGGGAAAAGTTAAACTTG AAAAGTTATTCTTGCACCTTGATTTTCCAATTATCCCTTATAAGAAAGAAGAcggtgaaatttattttaaaactacaaaagaaaaaattaaatacaaatatgatGTCGATAAAGCATCTTTCGCAGCTGATAAGATAACATTAGGATCAGAGGATATCA GTAAAGTTGTCGTCCCTTATTTAAACGAAAATTTCAAAACAATACTGAAGACTTTCGGTAGAGTATTCTTTGATAAGGTTATAGAATTTGCATTTACTTCAGTAGAATTAATTTACGGTAATGTAGCGGCAAAATATTACCTTGAAGAGGATCTAACACCTTATGTTGAAAATtaa